The Winogradskyella schleiferi genome has a window encoding:
- a CDS encoding protein-L-isoaspartate(D-aspartate) O-methyltransferase — MKDTFKHQGMRQQLVETLIKKGIKDKGVLKAVGKIPRHLFMDSGFIDHAYVDKAFPIAADQTISQPYTVAFQSELLQVQQGDKVLEIGTGSGYQTAVLLELGARVYSIERQQELFKKTSKFLPKIGYRAKKLIFGDGYKGLPDEAPFQSIIVTAGAPFVPNPLLSQLAIGGRLVIPVGDDIQVMTLFIRKGPKDFEKHEFGDFRFVPMLEDKN; from the coding sequence TTGAAAGATACATTTAAGCATCAAGGGATGCGCCAACAACTGGTTGAAACGCTAATTAAAAAAGGAATTAAAGATAAAGGAGTCCTTAAGGCTGTTGGCAAAATTCCGAGACATTTGTTTATGGATTCAGGTTTTATAGATCATGCTTATGTGGATAAGGCGTTTCCAATTGCCGCGGATCAAACGATTTCCCAACCTTATACAGTTGCTTTTCAATCTGAATTACTACAAGTACAACAAGGAGATAAAGTATTGGAAATTGGAACAGGAAGTGGTTACCAAACGGCCGTACTTTTAGAACTTGGAGCGAGGGTATATAGTATTGAACGTCAGCAAGAACTCTTTAAGAAAACCTCTAAGTTTTTACCAAAAATAGGGTACAGGGCTAAAAAGCTCATTTTTGGTGATGGCTATAAAGGCTTGCCAGACGAAGCGCCTTTTCAGAGTATTATTGTCACGGCTGGTGCACCTTTTGTACCAAATCCGTTATTGAGTCAATTGGCAATTGGTGGACGTTTGGTTATTCCAGTAGGAGATGATATACAAGTTATGACCTTATTTATTAGAAAAGGACCAAAAGATTTCGAAAAACACGAGTTTGGCGATTTTAGGTTTGTGCCTATGCTGGAGGATAAGAATTAG
- a CDS encoding Gfo/Idh/MocA family protein gives MLKAGVLGAGHLGKIHLRLLNQSNKYDLVGFYDADTENAKRVVEEFGYTYFDSIDDLIDAVDVVAIVTPTLSHYDCAKLAINKGKHIFIEKPITNTVEEAETIRTLVAEHAVKGQVGHVERFNPAFIGVKDQIVNPMFIECHRLAEFNPRGTDVPVVLDLMIHDIDIILSVVQSPVKHISASGVSVVSETPDIANARIEFKNGCVANLTASRISLKNMRKTRFFQKDAYISVDFLEKKCEVVKMKDAPEDPGDFDMILQNAEGIKKQIYFDNPDITNNNAILDELETFADAINNNTKPIVTLHDGTEALRVANMIINQF, from the coding sequence ATGCTAAAAGCTGGTGTTCTTGGTGCTGGTCACCTTGGGAAAATTCATTTAAGACTACTCAATCAATCCAATAAATACGACCTTGTCGGTTTTTACGATGCGGATACTGAAAATGCTAAACGTGTTGTAGAGGAGTTTGGCTATACTTATTTTGATTCTATTGACGATTTAATCGATGCTGTGGATGTAGTGGCTATTGTAACTCCTACGCTTTCGCATTACGATTGTGCCAAATTAGCCATTAATAAAGGTAAGCATATTTTTATAGAAAAACCCATTACCAATACCGTTGAAGAAGCGGAAACCATCAGAACTTTGGTTGCAGAACATGCCGTTAAAGGTCAAGTTGGGCATGTGGAACGTTTTAATCCTGCATTTATCGGCGTTAAGGATCAGATTGTCAATCCGATGTTTATAGAATGTCACAGATTAGCAGAATTTAATCCTCGTGGAACGGATGTTCCTGTGGTTTTAGATTTAATGATTCACGATATTGATATTATATTGAGTGTCGTTCAATCTCCTGTAAAGCATATTTCCGCAAGTGGCGTTTCTGTGGTTAGTGAAACTCCAGATATTGCGAATGCTCGAATTGAATTTAAAAATGGATGTGTGGCGAATTTAACAGCCAGTAGAATTTCCTTAAAGAACATGCGGAAAACGAGATTCTTTCAAAAAGATGCGTATATCTCAGTAGATTTCCTCGAAAAGAAATGCGAAGTTGTAAAGATGAAAGATGCACCAGAAGATCCAGGTGATTTCGATATGATTCTTCAAAATGCGGAAGGTATTAAAAAACAGATCTATTTTGACAATCCAGATATAACCAATAACAACGCTATTTTAGATGAGTTGGAAACCTTTGCTGATGCCATTAATAATAACACGAAG
- a CDS encoding Xaa-Pro dipeptidyl-peptidase: protein MTFSLKLSPILSFAVLFSFIGYSQNSTEKATPIFKDGEAQIVEAFSNSEKWIRHDLWVETEFDTDGDGEPDRMHVAVTRPEQTETEDLKLPVIYVSSPYFAGVAADAPGTMWDVNVELGGTAKERFHPEVTRRGQRPIISNSHITKWVPRGYIVVHSSSPGTGLSDGAPTIGGKNESLAPKAVIDWLCGRAKGYTEREGNDEVIAYWSTGKIGMTGTSYNGTLPLAAATTGVEGLEAIIPIAPNTSYYHYYRSNGLVRSPGGYLGEDIDVLYDFVHSGKEENRAYNNKTVRDTEMKNGMDRETGDYNEFWSGRDYLNQMDKMKAALLMSHGFNDWNVMPEHSYRIYKAAKEKGLPTQIYYHQLGHGGPPPMSMMNRWFTKYLHGINNGVEKEENKAYIVREQDDTQEPTAYKDYPNPDASNVTLNLTAGGVMYGGLTLNSSSVKSETLSDDATISGRELAKVAYSKNRLLYVTPKLKDHLHISGVPKVSITLSSNHESANLSVWLVSLPWQEGGKITDNIITRGWADPKNYKSLTKEEDLEPGKFYTVNFDLQPDDQIIKAGQQIGFMIFSSDKEFTLHPKAGTKLTVQLDETTLTLPVVGGKDAFMRATN from the coding sequence ATGACATTTTCACTCAAATTAAGTCCAATTCTAAGTTTTGCTGTATTATTTTCTTTCATTGGATATTCACAAAATTCCACGGAGAAAGCAACACCGATTTTCAAGGATGGCGAAGCTCAGATAGTAGAAGCATTTAGTAATTCAGAAAAATGGATTAGACATGATTTATGGGTAGAAACAGAATTTGATACCGATGGCGATGGAGAACCAGATCGCATGCACGTTGCTGTAACACGACCGGAACAAACCGAAACTGAAGATTTAAAATTACCTGTAATCTATGTATCCAGTCCCTATTTTGCTGGCGTTGCAGCTGATGCTCCAGGCACTATGTGGGATGTCAATGTTGAATTAGGAGGAACTGCAAAAGAACGTTTTCATCCTGAAGTCACACGTCGCGGACAACGTCCAATTATTTCAAACTCGCATATAACAAAATGGGTACCAAGAGGCTATATCGTAGTACATTCCTCTTCGCCAGGCACAGGATTATCAGATGGCGCACCAACCATTGGTGGAAAAAACGAATCTCTAGCTCCAAAAGCAGTGATCGACTGGTTATGCGGACGTGCAAAAGGCTATACTGAAAGAGAGGGTAACGATGAAGTAATAGCTTATTGGTCAACAGGAAAAATTGGTATGACAGGTACGTCTTATAACGGGACATTACCTTTGGCAGCTGCAACTACAGGTGTTGAAGGTCTAGAAGCCATCATTCCTATTGCACCAAATACGTCTTACTATCATTACTATCGTTCCAATGGCTTAGTACGTTCTCCTGGAGGGTATTTAGGTGAAGATATTGATGTGCTTTATGACTTTGTGCATAGTGGCAAAGAAGAAAATCGCGCTTACAATAATAAAACTGTTAGAGATACCGAAATGAAAAATGGTATGGATAGAGAAACTGGCGATTATAATGAGTTTTGGTCAGGAAGAGATTATCTCAATCAGATGGATAAAATGAAAGCCGCCCTATTGATGTCTCACGGTTTCAATGATTGGAATGTAATGCCAGAACATAGTTACCGTATCTATAAAGCCGCCAAAGAAAAGGGATTGCCAACCCAAATTTACTATCATCAACTAGGACATGGTGGTCCTCCTCCAATGTCAATGATGAATCGTTGGTTCACTAAATATCTTCACGGCATTAATAATGGTGTAGAAAAAGAAGAAAACAAAGCTTACATTGTTAGAGAGCAAGATGATACCCAAGAACCAACGGCTTATAAAGATTATCCAAATCCTGATGCTTCTAATGTAACGCTTAATTTGACTGCAGGAGGCGTAATGTATGGTGGTCTAACGCTTAATTCCAGTTCAGTAAAATCTGAAACTTTATCTGATGATGCTACAATTTCTGGTAGAGAACTTGCTAAAGTGGCCTACTCCAAAAACAGATTGTTATACGTCACCCCTAAATTAAAAGATCACCTTCATATTTCGGGAGTACCAAAAGTGAGCATCACGTTATCTAGTAATCATGAAAGCGCAAATCTTTCGGTTTGGTTAGTATCTTTACCTTGGCAAGAAGGAGGAAAAATTACTGATAATATTATTACACGTGGTTGGGCAGATCCTAAAAATTACAAGTCTTTAACCAAAGAAGAAGATCTTGAACCAGGAAAATTCTATACCGTTAATTTTGATTTACAACCAGATGATCAAATTATTAAAGCCGGACAACAAATTGGATTTATGATTTTTTCAAGCGATAAAGAATTCACCTTACATCCAAAAGCTGGAACAAAACTAACCGTTCAATTAGATGAAACAACATTGACTTTACCTGTTGTTGGTGGAAAAGATGCTTTTATGAGAGCAACTAATTAA